Below is a genomic region from Equus quagga isolate Etosha38 chromosome 17, UCLA_HA_Equagga_1.0, whole genome shotgun sequence.
TGGATGCTGTCTTCTCCACTCCTTCGTTAAATATGCCTTCTCCTTCCAGCCACTGTCAGACCGCGGAATGACGTGGCCCACAAGCAGCTCTCGGCTTTTGGAGAGTATGTGGCTGAAATCCTGCCCAAGTATGTCCAACAAGTTCAGGTAAGATTCACTGCTGCTGTCTGGTCTGGGTCCAGAAAGAACCGTGTTCTCAGGGCTTGTGGGAGTGGGCAGCCTGGCGTCAAAGAAACCACAGACCCCTCCATCCCCACTTGggcttctttctctgccttaaaCCAGGAGAATCCAGCTGAAGTTAGCTGCTCCCTCGGTGGctctttattctctctcccctcccattccACCTCTGCAGGTGTCCTGCTTCAATGAGCTAGAGATCTGTATCCATCCTGACGGGGTCATCCCAGTGCTGACTTTCCTCAGGGATCACAGCAACGCGCAGTTCAAATCCCTGGCTGACTTGACGGCAGTGGACATCCCCACCCGGCAGAACCGTTTTGAGGTCAGTCAGGAGATTTGAGAAGGTTTGGGGAGTAAAGGACAGGGGACAGAACAGTCTTGGAGTGACAGCTCCCAATGAGAACCATAGCTTCCTTCGTTTCAATTCGGGTCAAATAATACAACACGGCAGTTAAACCAGGGCCTTAGAATCAGGCAGACCTCGCGTTagaatcctggccctgccactaacaggctgtgtgacttcaaacattttatttaatttttctgagttttagcTTTCTTACCTGCAAAGTAAGTATGTAATTGTCCCTacctcatagggtggttgtgaggagtaaatgagatagtACAGGTAGATTGCTAGCACACAATACATTTAGGTATTGATATTTACTGATCGCATACTGTTTGCCAGATCCTGGGATTGAGAGAGAAGTAATATCCAATATCTGCCCTCCAGAAGCCTCCCACACTAGTAAGGGAGAAGGACACATGAACAGCTTACTGGGGAATATAATACTGGGGATGTTAGAGAGATGCTGCCAGAGCACAGGAGGGGCACTTAGCCCAGGCTGGGAGGCtttgaaggaagagagaatgttTGTGCTGAATCTTAATGGAAGACCAGGAGACCAGGAATTAGCCCCGTGAGgattggggctgggggaggtgagggTCAGGAGACATCCCAGACAAAGGGAGTAGGCTGAACAAAGACAAGCATGTGACATGCTGAGCTGCAGCGTGGCTTAGGCCTTTGTAAGTAGTTGTTAAGTATAGGAGGATCTTGCAGTTTTGAGCTTTGGGACAGAAGGCAGGTTCACAGGGTGGAACCCTAACTCACCCTGTATCCTCATCATTGATGCTCCCCCTCAGGGACTCCCACCCCAGACCCCTCAGCCTGTGGCCATCTTGGTCCTCCAGCTCCCTCGCTTCTCCCTAGATTGTTTACAACCTGCTCTCTCTGCGCTTCAACTGCCGGATCCGTGTGAAGACCTACACAGATGAGCTGACGCCCATCGAGTCCGCTGTCTCTGTGCACAAGGCCGCCAACTGGTATGAGAGGGAGGTGAGTTACGGGACGTGTGGACCGTGCCTCTGGGCCAGAGTCGTGGAGGTGACTAAAACCCCTGGATGCAGTGCAGCCCCTCAACCCAGTGTCGGCCATCATGGACTGGTCGCCTGAGGACCTCTTTTTTCCAGATCTGGGACATGTTTGGAGTTTTCTTTGCTAACCACCCTGACCTAAGAAGGATCCTGACAGACTATGGCTTCGAGGGACACCCATTCCGGAAAGACTTCCCCCTGTCTGGCTACGTTGAGGTAGGAGCCTTGGAACTGGGGTGGCAGCCTCGGCGGGAGGGGGGGGACTGGGAGGGAACTTAGGGGACCCTGGGCATGGCAGGAAATATGGTCTGTGGATTGTGGTGGTTTAGGAGCATTGActctggattcaaatctcagctccagtTTTGTAATctagggcaagttacttaatttctccaggacacagttttctcatctgcaaaatgagaacaataatagtACTTAACTAATAGATTTGTGCTGAGCTAAATGATGTATGTGTAAAGGCTGGTGTACTGTAAATGCCCAGTTGACGTTAAGCATTATTGTAGTGGTCATTTTAATGACCAAGGTAGCCTTGAGGACACACTTAGCATCTCCCCAAGATCTGAAAGTGGAGTATCATTTTATCCTGCCCTGGCTCTCTGAGAAGGCAGCTGACAGGGAAGACACTAAATGTTGAGCCCTTGAGAAAGGCGCGAGGCAGAACCAGTGACATGACTAGAAGGGCCTTGTAAAGAATCTCAGGGCTTTCCTTTACTGCCCACG
It encodes:
- the NDUFS3 gene encoding NADH dehydrogenase [ubiquinone] iron-sulfur protein 3, mitochondrial, with translation MNPTVQFREGEGKARNPEPLLPAPRLPGRRSDAPFRFRSVPLGLRVLWVLLRLPGLRPENMAAAAARGWWRGLVGTVALARAARRPSVLLLPVRTESAAADTRPTVRPRNDVAHKQLSAFGEYVAEILPKYVQQVQVSCFNELEICIHPDGVIPVLTFLRDHSNAQFKSLADLTAVDIPTRQNRFEIVYNLLSLRFNCRIRVKTYTDELTPIESAVSVHKAANWYEREIWDMFGVFFANHPDLRRILTDYGFEGHPFRKDFPLSGYVELRYDDEVKRVVAEPVELAQEFRKFDLNSPWEAFPAYRQPPESLKLEAGDKKPETK